In Fibrobacter sp., the genomic window AAAAAAGATTCTGTGTCTTGCATTCGTGCTTACGGTGGCATCCCTTGCGGAAACCGAAAACAGCACGGACATCCACGACAATTCCAGAATCGCCCTGTTTTTGCAACCGGGAATTTCCTTTCTCAGCTTTGACCAGCGGGAATACTTTCAAGACGCCATCGACACCATCCATCACGAATTCTTGACACAGGCGCTAGACAAGCGGGACAGCGCCAACGTGGCCAAGCAGGACTTTCAGAAGGTGAACTTCTGCTTCCCGGTTTATGCAGGGCTACAGTTCCAGCTGCGGCAAGACCATTTCGTAAGCGTTGGCGCAGGCTACATTCACGACAACGAATCTGTCGTGCTTGTAGATCAAAACAACCGCTCCCACAACTACAGCTACACCATCCAGGGGTTCCCGCTTTTTCTAGAATACCGGTTCGCCATCCCCGTGAACCTGATGTCTCTCAGTAACGAAAGCCTTTTCAGTATCGCCCTGCGTTGGTACTGGACGCTCCCCCACACCGAAATCTATACCAGCTGGGGCAAGCTTGCCGCAGAGACCCCTTACTACGGCTCCGGATTCGGGCTCAGCATCGGCTACCTGCTGTTCAACTGGAAAAGCCTCTACGTTTATGGTGACCTGGGTTACAGCTACATTTCGGTCAAGTCCAAAAAACAGTATGCCGACATCGTGCCCGACGGCCCCGAAGAAAAGGCCAAATGGAACATCGGCGGAATCCAACTGCAAATCCGTGTGAGCTTTGGTGCCTGGAACAGGCCCGTGGTTATAGAAGACAGCACCGCCACGGCGGACACCACCGTTGTTGCAGGGGATAGCAGCAAAACTGTGGGTAAGGACGGCGCGACAGCCGATTCGGCAGGTGTAAAAAGCGCCACCGCCGCGAAGGACAGCTCGATTGCAAGCAAGGACGGTTCGGCTGCAGGCAAGGAAAGCGCGAACATCGGGGCAAAGGAAAGCGCCGTACCTTCAAGCGCCGAAAAGCAGCCGCCGGCTCCGGAGGCAAAACAGCCTGCAAGCGAGCCTGCAAAAGTGAACGAACAGGCAGCTCCACCCGCAAGCAAAAAAAGTGAACAACCTGCACGCCCAAGCGCCGAAGCTCGGCCGGAGTAGGCCATGAGCATACTGCCCGGCGAAAAGCTCCGCTACGCGGAAACACACTTCAAGTTCAGGTTGCCCTGGTCCCTGCTGTACAGGCCCTGGCCCGAAATTTTCACGGACGCACCGTTCCAGTTTGTGCCGGACAAAACGCCCCTGCTATGGATTGTGGTGCGGGACGCCCACCGGTTTCCAGTCGCCATCAAGAGCCTAGAAATTTCGATCCGGCGCCTAGGCGAAAACAGCCCCGACGAAACCCGGCGTTTTGACAACCTGGACCTGAAAGCGGACCAGCCTTTCCACTTTTTCCCCGTAGGAATCGGTGCGCTGGAACCCGGCCTCTACGAGATTTTCCCGAAGGTCGTTGCGTGTCGCAACGGCAAGGAACGAACCTTCCAGCGCTGGAACTTTCCGGGCCTGAAACCCTCGCCGCTGAAAATCCAGGTACTCCGGCACGAGCTTCCCAAACCCGAAGGATATGCCGTCGGCGAAATGCACTGCCACACCTACTACTCGGCAGACCACGTGGAATACGGCGCAAGTCCCGCCGTGATGCAGCAGGCGGCAGAGGCCGTAGGACTCGACTTCGTGAACTTCACGGACCACGCCTACGATTTCGCCTTTGCCGTCGAAGACTACACCAAAGAAGCTCCTTCGGCATCGGCACGTTTCCAAAACCTGAAAGACGAAATCGCTGCACTCCCCGCAAAGCCGCTCCTCATCGCCGGCGAAGAAATCTCCGCAGGCAACAGCAAGGGCGAAAACGTGCACATGACCGCCCTCGGGCCCGCCTCCTACCTGCCGGGCCTCGGCGACTGCGGCCGCTACTGGCTTTCCAACAGGCCCACGCTCCCCATCGGGCGCATCCTCGAAATGACGGACGCTCCCTGCTTTGCCGCACACCCCCTGCAGCAAATGGGCGCGCTTGAAAAATTCATCTTCCGGCGCGGCTACTGGAAAACCGCGGACCTGCACCTAGACGCAAAGCACCCCGTTCGCGGCATCCAGTTCTGGAACGGAATCCGCGACGAAGGATTTAAACTGGGTCGCGCCTGGTGGATCGACGAACTGGGCAAAGGAAACTTCCTACTCCCCATCGGCGGAAACGACGCCCACGGCGACCTGAACGACTCCACCTTCGTGCGCCTGCCCCTTTTCTCCCTGGGGAACAACCGTCACCACGTCTTCGGACGGGTACGGACTGCGGTTCTTGTAGGGGGAATCCTTCCCAACATTTGTCATCCTGAGCGGAGCGCAGCGGAGTCGAAGGATCCAGGCCCGCAGTTTCTTACCCAAGAAAAACTGAAAGCAGCCTTCGCAGGCGACAACTGCTACATCACCGACGGCCCCGCCCTCTGGTGGGATCGCGAGGTCGACTCCGTAAAATTCCACGCCCAAAGCACCCAGGACCTGGGCGGCGGATTCCGTTACATACGCATCTATGGCCGCCGCATTCTTGCAGGCGGCAAGTGGGCCACCAAAGAAGAAATTTGCCCCGAAAGCCTCGTGGCCGCAAGCCAGAACGAGACCATCACGGTTCACAGCTCAGGCTACGCCTACCTGCGGGCCGAATGCGAAACCGCCACGGGCCGTTTCGCCATGACCTCCGTTGCAAAATGCGTGTCCGACAATAAGTAAAACTTCATCGGCATACACGCCGATATTTTTTACTTGAAATTTTTCTTCGCTGCTTCCAGCGTTTCAATCACCTTGTCGCACCAGGCGTCAAATTCTGGGTCCTCTTTCTGGAATTCCGGATGGGCCAGCACATTTGCAATAGTGCGGCGGATTCCCTGATCAAAAAGGACCTCGGTACGAAACGTGGGCACGGCCCTCTTGAGTTTGGAATTGTCGAACACCACGGAATTCGCCTTGTCACCGATGAGGCTCCCCAGCAGGTCGTAATCGCTTACGTCCGCAAGGAACTGCGAAGACACATAATACGGCTTGAGTTCAACGCCCAGCGCATCAGCCACCGCCTTGTAAATCTGGTTCCAGGTGAGCGTTTCGTCACTTGTAATCTGGAACGATTCTCCGATGGCATGGACGTTCCCCATCAGGCCCACGAAACCCCTGGCAAAGTCGGTGTTGAACGTCATGGTCCAGAGGCTCGTGCCGTCACCGTGAATGATGACAGGTTTGCCCTCGAGCATGCGCTTTGCCACCTGCCAGCTGCCGTTCTTGCCGTGGACGCCCAGCGGGATGCTGCGCTCGTCGTAGGTGTGGCTCGGGCGCACGATCGTGATGGGGAAACCCACTTCGCGGTACTTACGCATCAGGAATTCCTCCCCCGCAATTTTGTTGCGGGAATATTCCCAGTAGGGGTTCGCAAGAGGCGTTCCTTCGGTAATGCGGTAATCCGAAAGCGGCTTCTGGTAGGCGCTGGCCGAACTGATGTACATGAACTGCTTGGTGCGGCCCTTGAACAGCCGGTAGTCGCGTTCCAACGCACTCGGGTGGAATACGATAAAATCGCAGACCACATCGAACTGCATGCCCTTGAGTTTATCTGCAACGGCAGCTTCGTCGTAGATGTCGGCATTGATGATTTCGACACCTTCGGGAATGTCTTCTGCGGGGCGGTTTCCGCGATTGAGCAGGTAAAGTTTCCAGCCCTGGGCCACCGCGAGCCGCGTGATGGCCATGCTGATGGTTCCTGTTCCGCCGATAAAGAGAGCGATCATAAAGAAGTGGTTAGTGGTTGGTGATTAGTGGTTAGGGCCGAAGGTCCGTGATTAGGATTCTGAAACTCGTCATGTTCGCGAAGGCGAACATCTGCTAGACAACTGTGAGCGGATCCTCACATTCGTGAGGATGACGAAAAAGGTTTTATTTTCATTTCTCACAACTGGCTCCTCATAACCCATCACACACTTCACACTACACATTTTTATAGCGTTGCGTGAGCCGCGATCTTGTAGATTTCGGTCACGTCCTTCGCCTTGAGCGGAACAAAGCCCCAGCCGTCACCCGGATTGAGTTTTTCCACCATCTTCGGGATGTCTTCTTCTTTAGCACCGAGTTCAGCGAAGTTGATGGGCATGCCGATGGAATGCAAGAACCGGCGGAAAGCCTTGATGCCTTCGAGGGCGGTGGCCTTCGGGTTTTCAAAATTCATCTCGCAGCCGAACACGCGGGTCGCCATCTGGGCAAAGCGCATCACGTTGTGGTCTACCACGTATTCCATCCAGGAGGGCATGATGACCGCAAGGCCCGCGCCATGGGCGCAGTCGTAAAGCGCCGAAAGTTCGTGCTCGATGGCGTGGCTGTTCCAGTCCTGACTGCGCCCGCAGCCCACAACACCGTTGTGGGCTACCGTCCCCGCCCACATGATGTTCGCACGCACCTGGTAGTTGGCGGGGTCGGCAATGGCGCGCGGGCCCTCCTTCACCATCGTGAGGAGCACCGCTTCGCACAGGCGGTCGGTGATTTCCACTTCCAGCGTGTTCGTGAAGTAGCGTTCAAAAACGTGGGCCATGATGTCGGTAATGCCGCAGGCCGTCTGGTAGGCAGGCAACGTGCAAAGGAGCGCCGGATTCTGCACCGCAAACTTCGGACGAATGTGCTCGCTGCTGGCACCCCGCTTGAGCATGCCGTCTTCCTTGGTCACCACGGAGTCGCCGCTACCCTCGGAACCGGCGGCCGCAATGGTCTGCACCACGCCTATGGGGAGCGCACATGCCGCCGAGGCCTTGCCCTCGTAAAAATCCCAGAAATCGCCCTCGTAAGGAACGCCCATGGCAATGGCCTTGGAACTGTCGATGGTAGAGCCGCCGCCCACCGCAAGGATAAAGTCGATGCCGTTCTGGCGGACAATCTCGATGCCCTTGTACACGAGCGAATCGTGCGGGTTCGGCTTCACGCCGCCAAGTTCCACATGGGGGATTCCTGCAGCGTCGAGGCTCGCCTTCACCCGGTCGATGAGGCCTGAACGCACGGCAGAACCGCCACCGTAGTGGATAAGCACCTTGGTGCCACCGTATTTTTTGACAAGCGCACCGCATTCATTTTCGCGGTCCATACCGAATACAAATTCTGTGGGGCTGTAAAAATTGAAATTTTCCATGTTTTCCTCTTTGTTTTTAATAATAATACAATGATTCTATGCCCAAAGTTGCCGTTTTTGGCCAAAATTCGTGTACAAAAAGAACCAAAAGCGACCCCTAACGGGGCCGCCTTGAATTTTTCGCACTAAATGCCTAGGGTCTATTTCCCTAGAATCTGTTCCTTGGAATACCCAAAGTAGGAAACGGCTTTTTCAAGAGAAATCGCGCCATCGGCCACCATCTTCCTGGCGGTTTCAAGCTTTTCCGCCTCGGCCTTTTGACGTTCTTCCGCTAGTTCTCTGCGGAACTCGTCTCCGGCACTCACAAAGCCGTACTTTTGTCCAATACTTACAAATGCCATATCCAGTTCCTTTAGAGCGTCTCTGCCTATATACTCCTTCAAATATACACTTATTTTTTCCAATATGCAAGTAGCTTCTTTGTGTGGCATCTTGCGCAGCGATTCCTTGAATCGGGGCAACAATTCAAGCAATTTGTCCTTGTCATATGCATACTTCATTGCCACGATACCCATTGCCGTTGCGGTATCTTCGCAAGCAAAACAGTCGCTGTCCGGAATATCCGCCATATTCACGAAGGCACAACGGAACGGAAGCACGACCCTCCGAAAGAATTCAGGGTAGCCATCTTCAAGGTGGCTTATGGGATTCCAGTTCGCCTTTCCGTTATAGAAAATAATCGCCATAGTAGGCAACCCGTCAAAAATGCGATTCCTGTCATAACGTTTCATCAAGGTCCGCACATAGCGGGCAACCTGATTAAGCGTATCAGGATCCTGTCCCGACTTGTGTTCCACCAGGATGCCCACAAGAACAGGTGCTCCTGTCGAGACATTCACGCGAAACGCAAGGTCCGCCTCGCCGGTGTCATCCACTTCGGAATAGGAATCGGGTATCCGGACCAGGGTGTCCAAGTTTACCGCATCAATAAATTCGCTGACATCGCGGTTTACCTTGGCTGAAAGTTCCAAGAGTAGCCTAAGACGGTCAACGTCGGCAAAAAGCCAGCGAAAAAAGGAATCGTGTTTACGTTTATTCGTATTTTTATCGTCCATAAATTCTCCATGACCATACGCGTTGAACGACCGCGCCGGCCGCTAAGGGTTGATCCCCAGTCTATACCGGGAATAAAAATTGTAGGTGATATGGAAAGGCGACCTGGTTCAGGTCGGCAAAGTCAAGGCAGCTTGCCTAGACCGAATGTAGCCAATATACAAAAGACCCTCGCTCAAAAGCCAGTCAAAAATCCTCATTTTTTGCCGTTTTTGGTCAAAATTCGTGTACAAAAAGAACCAAACCTTGACAAAATCCCCATAATTTTCTCTATTTTGGCACCGAATTTTTATGTTTAACCCTTAACGGAGAATCAATATGCCTTGCGGAAAGAAAAGAAAGCGCAGGAAGATTGCGACTCACAAGCGCAAAAAGCGCCGTCGTCGTGACCGTCACAAAAAGAAACTTCGCTAATCCGTTAGCATTTTTGTGATTTCCTAAAACGGGGTGCCAACACACTCCGTTTTTTCGTGTAACCCGACACCGCCACGGAGCCGAAAAAACCGAATGCAGATCCAGGGATCCATCAAGAACGTCACCTACCAGAACCCGGCCAACGGCTTTACCGTGCTGAAGGTGGTGATTTCTGATACGGGCAAGGTGGCGGTAGTCACCGGGAATTTTCCTGCACTCACTCCCGGCGAGAACCTGCGGTTTGAGGGCGAATGGGGCCGCCACCCCAAGTTCGGCGAGCAGTTCAAGGCCTCGGGTTTCGAAATCCTGAAAACAGGCGACGGCAACCTGCGGGACTACCTGGCCAGCGGGCTGTTCCGGGGCATCGGGCCCAAGACCGCCGAACGCCTGGTGGAGGCTTTTGGAGACGCCCTGCCAGAGGTGCTAGACTGCCACCCCGAAAGGCTCTCCGAGGTAAAAATCAAGGGTATCACTCCCAAGAAGATGGCGGAGTTCCTGGCCAGCTGGCAAGAGGCCCGCCTGAGCCGCGAAACCATGCTGTTCCTGTACAGCCACGGCATCGTGGGCAGTACCGCCAAGCGGCTGTGGAGCACCTACGGCGAAGACACCATCCCAAAGATCAAGGAGAACCCCTACCTGCTCTGCGAAGAGGTGTGGGGTATCGGGTTTGCAAGCGCCGACGAAATTGCCATGAAGCTGGGCCTACCGAAGGACAGTCCCATGCGGTTCCAGGCGGCGCTGCTCTACTCCCTGCAGGAATCGTCCTTCAACGAAGGTCACGTGTACCTGCCCAAGGACGCCCTGCTGGACCGCACCCTCAAGAACCTGCGGATAGACAACTTTGACGACGACGCGGTTCAAATTCTGATGGAGCAGTTCGAAGGCCTGTGCAAGAACGGGCGCATTACCCGCGTAGGCGACGACTGCTTTTACCCGTCTATGTTCCGGGCCGAAGATTCCGTGGCACGGAATATCGCGCTTCGGCTACAGCGGAACACGCTCCCCACCGAAGGTTTCGAGCAGTACCTGGTGAGCTGGGAGCGGGAACACAAGTTCAGTTTCGACCCGGTGCAAAGGCAGGCCATCCAGATGGCGCTGTCCCACAAGTTCTCCATCGTCACAGGCGGCCCCGGCACGGGAAAGACCACGATACTCAAGGGCATATTGCATCTTGCCAACCAGATGGGCGAATCCGTGCTGCTGGCTGCC contains:
- a CDS encoding Rpn family recombination-promoting nuclease/putative transposase; this encodes MDDKNTNKRKHDSFFRWLFADVDRLRLLLELSAKVNRDVSEFIDAVNLDTLVRIPDSYSEVDDTGEADLAFRVNVSTGAPVLVGILVEHKSGQDPDTLNQVARYVRTLMKRYDRNRIFDGLPTMAIIFYNGKANWNPISHLEDGYPEFFRRVVLPFRCAFVNMADIPDSDCFACEDTATAMGIVAMKYAYDKDKLLELLPRFKESLRKMPHKEATCILEKISVYLKEYIGRDALKELDMAFVSIGQKYGFVSAGDEFRRELAEERQKAEAEKLETARKMVADGAISLEKAVSYFGYSKEQILGK
- a CDS encoding iron-containing alcohol dehydrogenase, encoding MENFNFYSPTEFVFGMDRENECGALVKKYGGTKVLIHYGGGSAVRSGLIDRVKASLDAAGIPHVELGGVKPNPHDSLVYKGIEIVRQNGIDFILAVGGGSTIDSSKAIAMGVPYEGDFWDFYEGKASAACALPIGVVQTIAAAGSEGSGDSVVTKEDGMLKRGASSEHIRPKFAVQNPALLCTLPAYQTACGITDIMAHVFERYFTNTLEVEITDRLCEAVLLTMVKEGPRAIADPANYQVRANIMWAGTVAHNGVVGCGRSQDWNSHAIEHELSALYDCAHGAGLAVIMPSWMEYVVDHNVMRFAQMATRVFGCEMNFENPKATALEGIKAFRRFLHSIGMPINFAELGAKEEDIPKMVEKLNPGDGWGFVPLKAKDVTEIYKIAAHATL
- a CDS encoding ATP-dependent RecD-like DNA helicase, yielding MQIQGSIKNVTYQNPANGFTVLKVVISDTGKVAVVTGNFPALTPGENLRFEGEWGRHPKFGEQFKASGFEILKTGDGNLRDYLASGLFRGIGPKTAERLVEAFGDALPEVLDCHPERLSEVKIKGITPKKMAEFLASWQEARLSRETMLFLYSHGIVGSTAKRLWSTYGEDTIPKIKENPYLLCEEVWGIGFASADEIAMKLGLPKDSPMRFQAALLYSLQESSFNEGHVYLPKDALLDRTLKNLRIDNFDDDAVQILMEQFEGLCKNGRITRVGDDCFYPSMFRAEDSVARNIALRLQRNTLPTEGFEQYLVSWEREHKFSFDPVQRQAIQMALSHKFSIVTGGPGTGKTTILKGILHLANQMGESVLLAAPTGRAAKRMESLCGAPAKTLHRLLEMDPVSKKFNRNVGNQLHCDLLIVDEFSMVDTWLASSLLEAVSLRARILLVGDADQLPSVGPGNVLNDLLQCPKIPSVRLQHIFRQASGNDIADKAAKINQGIMPAPIDGPNFHFMPYETPEEALGILQQLVTTGVRSKLDIDLKSDLQILAPMRKGPLGVFELNQFLQRLMNGSAQKFKIGGTEWGAGDRVMQTTNNYDKNVFNGDVGIIFNVKKDKSAMTVFFDDKTVDYEGDEIEDLQLAYACTIHKSQGSEYPAVIVILDSSHYVMLQRNLLYTAITRAKGHVWVLSAPGAFHQAVRNNRSTRRYTRLKERLG
- a CDS encoding PHP domain-containing protein, which encodes MSILPGEKLRYAETHFKFRLPWSLLYRPWPEIFTDAPFQFVPDKTPLLWIVVRDAHRFPVAIKSLEISIRRLGENSPDETRRFDNLDLKADQPFHFFPVGIGALEPGLYEIFPKVVACRNGKERTFQRWNFPGLKPSPLKIQVLRHELPKPEGYAVGEMHCHTYYSADHVEYGASPAVMQQAAEAVGLDFVNFTDHAYDFAFAVEDYTKEAPSASARFQNLKDEIAALPAKPLLIAGEEISAGNSKGENVHMTALGPASYLPGLGDCGRYWLSNRPTLPIGRILEMTDAPCFAAHPLQQMGALEKFIFRRGYWKTADLHLDAKHPVRGIQFWNGIRDEGFKLGRAWWIDELGKGNFLLPIGGNDAHGDLNDSTFVRLPLFSLGNNRHHVFGRVRTAVLVGGILPNICHPERSAAESKDPGPQFLTQEKLKAAFAGDNCYITDGPALWWDREVDSVKFHAQSTQDLGGGFRYIRIYGRRILAGGKWATKEEICPESLVAASQNETITVHSSGYAYLRAECETATGRFAMTSVAKCVSDNK
- a CDS encoding SDR family oxidoreductase — encoded protein: MIALFIGGTGTISMAITRLAVAQGWKLYLLNRGNRPAEDIPEGVEIINADIYDEAAVADKLKGMQFDVVCDFIVFHPSALERDYRLFKGRTKQFMYISSASAYQKPLSDYRITEGTPLANPYWEYSRNKIAGEEFLMRKYREVGFPITIVRPSHTYDERSIPLGVHGKNGSWQVAKRMLEGKPVIIHGDGTSLWTMTFNTDFARGFVGLMGNVHAIGESFQITSDETLTWNQIYKAVADALGVELKPYYVSSQFLADVSDYDLLGSLIGDKANSVVFDNSKLKRAVPTFRTEVLFDQGIRRTIANVLAHPEFQKEDPEFDAWCDKVIETLEAAKKNFK